In one Candidatus Desulfatibia profunda genomic region, the following are encoded:
- a CDS encoding phosphoribosyltransferase, with translation MISLRTRKYTNFILNFENHQRVIDWKIQSKKETKGLPADIYLELSQTVSKYFAGFDILTVPAPSFHKYSNYPVWEIAKDLSLNIGIELIKLFPNPSGKTKMHTFSSAGKEVQDVKCDPGKFVLILDDIYTTGHTMRVTCEAIIRKGSFPCGLAIA, from the coding sequence ATGATCTCATTACGGACAAGAAAATACACTAATTTTATTTTAAACTTCGAAAACCATCAACGGGTAATTGATTGGAAAATACAATCAAAAAAAGAAACCAAGGGTTTGCCGGCGGATATTTATTTAGAGCTTTCTCAGACCGTTTCGAAGTATTTTGCGGGGTTTGATATTTTAACGGTTCCGGCGCCGTCTTTTCATAAGTATTCAAACTATCCGGTTTGGGAAATTGCAAAAGACTTGAGCCTCAACATCGGTATTGAATTAATAAAACTATTTCCGAACCCATCCGGTAAAACAAAAATGCACACATTTTCAAGCGCCGGCAAAGAGGTGCAGGATGTTAAATGCGATCCGGGCAAATTCGTTTTGATTCTGGATGATATTTATACCACGGGGCACACAATGCGCGTAACTTGCGAAGCGATTATCAGAAAGGGGAGCTTCCCTTGTGGGTTGGCTATAGCTTAG
- a CDS encoding HAD hydrolase family protein — translation MGLKSHHRRLPRKRTHTKSICVDVDGTLISKRGILNDLIVEYCRAKKADGFDIVLWSARGRVYAERVAERFNITELFTAIIGKPGYILDDIGWEWAREVVHIKYENIVDIFNG, via the coding sequence ATGGGCCTTAAATCGCACCACAGGCGGCTACCGAGGAAGCGTACTCATACAAAATCTATATGCGTTGATGTTGATGGCACGTTAATTTCTAAGCGCGGAATTTTGAACGATTTGATAGTTGAATATTGCCGAGCTAAAAAAGCCGATGGTTTTGATATCGTTTTGTGGAGCGCAAGGGGGCGGGTTTATGCCGAGAGGGTTGCCGAACGATTTAATATTACAGAACTATTTACGGCTATAATTGGGAAGCCGGGATACATTCTTGATGATATTGGATGGGAGTGGGCGCGCGAAGTTGTGCATATTAAGTATGAGAATATAGTGGATATTTTCAATGGATGA
- a CDS encoding ribbon-helix-helix protein, CopG family, protein MLQKSITFSARPELIEIIDRLAQKERRSRSQMIVILLEKAVNTED, encoded by the coding sequence ATGCTACAGAAATCGATTACGTTTTCAGCACGACCGGAGCTTATTGAGATCATCGACCGGCTGGCCCAGAAAGAAAGGCGCAGTCGGTCACAGATGATTGTAATTTTATTGGAAAAAGCGGTTAATACGGAGGATTGA
- a CDS encoding AAA family ATPase produces the protein MSNFSFRPAVRENVGLIIGLIGPSGSGKTYSALRLAIGLSGGKKPAGIDTEACRMKHYADQFKFDHGELMPPFRPDTYANAIKIADVSEYSVIIVDSCSHEWAGDGGILDWQEEELTRMAGDDWKKRETCKMASWIKPKMSHKQMVQKLLQVKAHLILCFRAEEKTEMVNPYRESLELWHRRRETMEKWLDADQSEKKPTPGDELPNKMIIRQKGWQPICEKNMPYELTMSFLLTPDKPGYPQPIKLQEQHKAAIDLSKPLDEEAGRKLLAWASSSQVQKSTKKESEKQEKKLSGRPLTTVQAGEICKITANNEPPLSMAETKEVIDWYSANNDHGGRTYEAGQALIHGFPTIFDRFLEAREQTEEV, from the coding sequence ATGAGTAATTTTTCGTTCAGGCCGGCGGTGAGGGAAAATGTCGGATTGATAATCGGGCTTATAGGCCCGTCTGGTAGCGGTAAAACGTATTCGGCGTTGAGGCTTGCCATTGGGCTATCCGGCGGTAAAAAGCCCGCAGGAATCGATACAGAGGCTTGCAGAATGAAACATTACGCCGACCAGTTCAAATTTGACCACGGAGAATTGATGCCACCGTTCAGGCCGGACACCTACGCCAATGCTATTAAGATTGCCGATGTTTCTGAATACTCGGTTATTATCGTTGATTCATGTTCCCATGAATGGGCTGGCGATGGCGGCATCCTTGATTGGCAGGAAGAAGAACTAACACGCATGGCCGGCGATGATTGGAAAAAACGTGAAACTTGCAAAATGGCATCATGGATAAAGCCTAAGATGTCACATAAGCAGATGGTTCAAAAACTTCTCCAGGTCAAGGCGCATCTGATCCTTTGTTTTCGGGCAGAAGAAAAAACTGAAATGGTTAATCCATATCGTGAATCTTTAGAGTTGTGGCATAGGCGAAGGGAAACAATGGAGAAATGGCTTGATGCTGATCAGTCAGAAAAAAAACCAACCCCAGGCGATGAACTCCCTAATAAAATGATAATAAGACAAAAGGGCTGGCAACCGATTTGTGAAAAGAACATGCCTTATGAATTGACAATGTCATTTCTGTTGACACCGGATAAGCCTGGATACCCACAACCGATAAAACTACAGGAGCAGCACAAAGCGGCGATTGATTTGTCAAAGCCGTTAGACGAGGAGGCCGGCCGAAAGTTGCTTGCATGGGCGTCGAGTAGCCAAGTTCAGAAATCGACCAAAAAGGAATCTGAAAAGCAAGAAAAAAAACTTTCAGGTAGGCCACTTACCACCGTACAAGCCGGGGAAATCTGTAAAATAACCGCAAATAACGAACCACCGCTAAGCATGGCCGAGACCAAGGAGGTCATCGATTGGTACTCAGCCAACAACGACCACGGCGGGCGCACCTACGAAGCCGGGCAAGCGTTAATTCACGGCTTTCCAACAATATTTGACCGCTTTCTTGAGGCCAGGGAGCAAACCGAGGAGGTATAA
- a CDS encoding HNH endonuclease, which yields MDIIEDFRKPTKSYIEKLKDPRWQKKRLEILKRDNWACQRCFDTDSTLHVHHRYYLKNHDPWDYTGDVLITLCEDCHNSEKKDRPLEDKLLLCYVNHHFLIHELKILSDGLRNAKFCHSKEIVLDTIKWILQDEYEQKLLIEKFFDNLPKIRGKK from the coding sequence ATGGATATTATCGAAGATTTTAGAAAACCCACTAAATCATATATTGAGAAACTTAAAGATCCCCGTTGGCAGAAAAAACGGCTAGAAATTCTTAAAAGAGACAATTGGGCTTGCCAAAGATGTTTTGATACAGACTCAACCCTTCACGTACATCATCGGTATTATTTAAAGAATCATGATCCTTGGGATTATACCGGAGATGTTTTAATTACACTATGTGAAGACTGCCATAATTCTGAAAAAAAAGATCGCCCACTAGAAGATAAGTTGTTGTTATGTTATGTTAATCATCATTTTTTAATTCACGAATTAAAAATATTATCTGATGGTTTACGCAATGCAAAATTTTGTCATTCAAAAGAAATTGTTTTAGATACTATAAAATGGATTTTGCAAGATGAATACGAACAAAAGTTATTGATAGAAAAGTTTTTTGATAATCTTCCTAAAATACGGGGAAAGAAATGA
- a CDS encoding replication protein, which produces MASPQLENGYTKIANEIMDALIAYRLPGEQRQVLDFILRKTYGYNKIWDSISNSQFVKATGLKKPNVCRAINELIAKRIVIKIDNKAIPTYRFNKDYRLWQKLSKMITKKQESSNNEHPGESVIKIDNEKLLSKLIPTKDNNIYNNKTDFKFEKLVPIPKDIFLTDRMKEYVQKQGCDDLNHAKNLFEDFCINHKKRGTKWKDWTATFYTWVRNDKKIYHPNHYKQKEYI; this is translated from the coding sequence ATGGCATCCCCGCAACTTGAAAATGGCTACACTAAAATTGCAAATGAAATTATGGATGCTTTAATCGCATACAGGCTACCAGGTGAACAAAGGCAAGTTTTAGATTTTATTTTACGCAAAACATACGGGTATAATAAAATATGGGATTCAATTTCCAATTCTCAATTTGTCAAAGCAACCGGATTAAAAAAACCTAATGTTTGCCGAGCCATTAATGAATTAATTGCCAAGCGGATTGTTATCAAAATTGATAACAAGGCCATACCAACATACCGATTTAACAAAGATTATCGTTTATGGCAAAAGTTATCAAAAATGATAACAAAAAAACAGGAATCAAGCAATAATGAGCATCCGGGCGAATCTGTTATCAAAATTGATAACGAAAAACTGTTATCAAAATTGATACCCACAAAAGACAATAATATATATAATAATAAAACCGATTTTAAATTTGAAAAATTAGTTCCTATTCCTAAAGATATTTTTTTAACCGATAGAATGAAAGAGTATGTTCAAAAACAAGGTTGTGATGATTTAAATCATGCCAAAAATCTTTTTGAAGACTTTTGTATCAACCATAAAAAGCGTGGAACAAAATGGAAAGATTGGACAGCTACTTTTTATACATGGGTTAGAAATGATAAAAAGATATACCATCCTAATCATTATAAACAAAAGGAATATATATGA
- a CDS encoding phage terminase large subunit family protein: MYLETFSQTVKPDPYILMSEWAEEKFQLAEYSAERGSYRLNRTPFMREILEVLSPQHPAQDIVLMKPTQLAGTTGSLIIICFGIDTGLGDMLMMMPTDAMAKRFSKKRLAKTIELMPDLKGKISPAKSRDSANTILDKVYSGGSITLSGSNSGASYRSDTYRVVIGDDLDGFEMDIGGEGDPGELLDARTGSIANSKVYKNSTPTLKETSLIYREYQSSSQGKFYVPCPYCEEFQYFKWGGLDANFGIKFTRDEDRDITDVWYQCEFCRARIDEYKKPSMIEKGKYVHKYPNRKKRGFQYNALYTPIGWKNTWTRLVEKFLIAKKELKTGQPQKMVTFTNTMMAEPWEGLGERPSWEMLAQRVEPYHPQTVPSLGLILTCAVDTHDTRLDVLVKAWGRDEESWLIYYTKLHGDPNSPEVWTALDMIINAGYQHVDGHILHILSICIDSGGHRTPAVYNYCRTRFPKVVAIKGSTRDTAPIIGIKPSTVDVTFGGQTIKGGCQLWTVGGYQAKTTIYSRLNLAGRGGGVYHWPEGTPDDYFKELTAEKLKLRYVKGYPVYEWTMEAGRANHAFDLEVYAYAAAIRAGMNRPGFWDSIERDFKKKQVERPKSEEKTEKKNGFIPQDAGKGWFR; this comes from the coding sequence GTGTATCTTGAAACTTTCTCACAAACCGTAAAGCCCGACCCCTACATTCTGATGTCCGAATGGGCAGAGGAAAAGTTTCAACTGGCCGAATACTCAGCGGAACGTGGAAGTTATCGGCTAAACAGAACGCCGTTCATGCGGGAAATCCTTGAGGTTTTGTCGCCTCAGCACCCGGCGCAGGATATCGTTTTAATGAAACCTACCCAGCTAGCCGGCACGACAGGGAGCCTCATCATAATTTGTTTTGGGATTGATACCGGCCTGGGCGACATGCTGATGATGATGCCAACTGATGCCATGGCGAAACGGTTCTCAAAGAAAAGGCTGGCAAAAACAATCGAGCTTATGCCCGATCTGAAAGGAAAGATCAGTCCGGCGAAAAGTAGGGATTCGGCAAATACGATTTTAGATAAAGTTTATTCCGGCGGATCAATTACGCTATCCGGATCAAATTCCGGTGCCTCTTATCGCTCTGACACTTACCGAGTTGTTATCGGTGACGATCTAGACGGTTTTGAAATGGATATCGGCGGCGAAGGCGATCCTGGGGAGCTTCTTGACGCTCGTACCGGTTCAATCGCAAATTCCAAAGTATATAAAAATTCGACTCCAACTTTGAAAGAAACAAGTCTAATCTATCGAGAGTATCAATCATCAAGCCAAGGCAAGTTTTATGTGCCGTGTCCTTATTGTGAAGAATTCCAATATTTTAAATGGGGCGGTCTTGATGCGAATTTTGGGATTAAGTTCACCCGGGATGAGGACAGAGACATTACAGATGTTTGGTATCAGTGCGAATTTTGCCGGGCCCGGATCGATGAGTACAAAAAACCGTCCATGATCGAAAAGGGAAAGTATGTTCACAAGTATCCGAACCGGAAAAAACGCGGATTTCAATACAACGCTCTTTACACGCCTATCGGTTGGAAAAATACCTGGACCCGGTTAGTTGAAAAATTTCTGATAGCGAAGAAGGAATTGAAAACCGGGCAGCCTCAAAAAATGGTTACTTTTACCAACACGATGATGGCCGAACCGTGGGAGGGCCTGGGCGAAAGACCATCATGGGAAATGTTAGCGCAAAGAGTTGAACCGTATCATCCTCAAACTGTCCCAAGCCTTGGGCTAATTTTAACCTGCGCCGTTGATACCCACGACACCCGGCTTGATGTTTTGGTTAAAGCATGGGGTAGGGATGAAGAAAGCTGGCTGATTTATTATACTAAACTTCATGGAGATCCAAACAGCCCAGAAGTTTGGACTGCGCTCGATATGATTATCAACGCTGGATATCAACACGTAGATGGTCATATATTACACATTTTGTCTATTTGTATTGATTCCGGTGGCCACAGAACGCCGGCGGTTTATAATTATTGCCGGACTCGATTTCCGAAGGTGGTTGCGATTAAAGGGAGTACAAGGGATACCGCGCCCATAATTGGCATAAAGCCGTCAACGGTTGACGTAACCTTTGGAGGTCAAACAATCAAAGGGGGCTGCCAGCTTTGGACGGTGGGCGGATATCAGGCAAAGACAACGATTTATTCTCGGTTGAACCTAGCCGGCCGGGGCGGCGGTGTCTATCACTGGCCGGAGGGCACGCCAGATGATTATTTCAAGGAATTAACAGCAGAAAAGTTGAAATTACGATACGTCAAGGGCTACCCGGTTTACGAATGGACAATGGAGGCAGGCCGCGCGAACCATGCGTTTGACTTAGAGGTGTACGCCTATGCCGCAGCTATCCGGGCGGGGATGAACAGGCCCGGATTTTGGGATAGTATTGAGCGAGATTTCAAGAAAAAACAGGTAGAAAGACCGAAAAGTGAGGAAAAAACTGAGAAAAAGAACGGATTTATACCTCAAGATGCGGGGAAGGGATGGTTTAGATGA
- a CDS encoding phage portal protein: MSWFYKQYTKFFPERALKSFIASRRIARLTELQENRDNFIDGFRSFESVAKGRGRFDLTSDSRNMDASIADSGESLRNHVRQLEQNNGHVSGPIRRIVNNYIGQGIRFQSAVMADASGKKAGFPKINESMADLAVYFFEKHFAAWNKQADVRLLQSFYEQQKTIGGALERDGESLVIGRISNRRGRIIPYCLEVLEIDRLQTPPGEITNPKIRRGIEYDDEGVPKTYFILKAHPGERITFAVDNWEFDAVPAYFDTPGEGKLQKVFHLFNPFRRPEQTRGFSEFAPGLKDLHDLDRYMEAEKLAALEDACMTGIVKTTDPTGFANNYTEASGGEGYERIHEFAPNKVHYLRANEDFNVHGPTRPNTAFAEVINQWLRGPANALDIPPEVFTQNWQGLNYSNARTILLNFYMSLNARIAYLRDHLCIPVWENVGTWLVIKGLVPALGFDRRRDDYLSSTWIPAVYRKWVDPTKEAQGKQIDMENLIENLGDVLAERGIDFDTHIEKRAREVKKIQEVEKKHGVKLTKTVEKPAEVTPNKDEVEVEDENGKRSFLSVV; this comes from the coding sequence ATGAGCTGGTTTTACAAACAATATACAAAATTCTTTCCCGAAAGGGCGCTAAAAAGTTTTATTGCATCGAGACGGATTGCCAGACTTACAGAACTTCAAGAGAATCGGGATAATTTCATTGATGGCTTTCGAAGTTTTGAATCCGTTGCCAAGGGCCGGGGCCGGTTTGATTTAACATCCGATTCTCGCAATATGGATGCCTCGATAGCTGACTCCGGCGAATCGCTTCGCAATCATGTTCGGCAGCTTGAGCAAAACAACGGCCATGTGTCCGGCCCTATCAGGCGGATTGTAAATAACTATATCGGCCAGGGTATTAGATTTCAATCGGCGGTTATGGCAGATGCCTCTGGTAAGAAGGCTGGATTTCCGAAGATCAACGAGTCGATGGCCGACCTCGCGGTCTATTTTTTTGAAAAGCATTTTGCGGCCTGGAACAAACAGGCGGACGTTAGACTTTTGCAAAGCTTCTATGAACAACAAAAGACAATCGGCGGGGCATTAGAGCGTGATGGTGAAAGTCTTGTAATCGGCAGGATCAGTAATCGGCGCGGTCGGATCATTCCGTATTGTTTGGAAGTTCTGGAAATTGACCGCCTGCAAACCCCTCCAGGTGAAATCACGAATCCAAAGATCAGGCGCGGTATTGAGTATGACGATGAGGGAGTGCCAAAAACTTATTTTATTCTCAAGGCGCACCCGGGCGAGAGAATCACCTTTGCTGTAGATAATTGGGAGTTTGACGCGGTGCCCGCTTATTTTGACACACCCGGCGAAGGTAAACTCCAAAAAGTGTTCCATTTGTTTAACCCTTTTCGCAGGCCGGAACAGACAAGAGGTTTTTCAGAATTTGCACCTGGTTTAAAAGACCTTCACGATCTTGACCGCTATATGGAGGCCGAAAAGCTAGCAGCACTTGAAGATGCTTGTATGACCGGGATTGTAAAGACCACAGATCCGACCGGATTCGCCAATAATTACACGGAAGCAAGCGGGGGCGAGGGTTATGAGCGCATCCACGAATTTGCACCCAATAAGGTTCATTATCTTAGAGCTAATGAAGATTTTAACGTTCATGGACCAACACGGCCCAATACCGCCTTCGCGGAGGTAATTAATCAGTGGTTAAGAGGTCCGGCCAACGCTTTAGACATACCGCCGGAAGTTTTTACTCAAAACTGGCAGGGTTTGAACTACAGTAATGCCCGCACAATCCTGCTGAATTTTTATATGTCCCTAAACGCGAGAATAGCCTACTTGCGCGATCATTTATGCATTCCGGTTTGGGAAAATGTCGGTACATGGCTGGTTATTAAGGGCCTGGTTCCGGCATTGGGTTTCGACAGGCGGCGCGATGACTACCTATCAAGCACCTGGATACCAGCGGTTTATCGGAAATGGGTTGACCCAACCAAGGAGGCCCAGGGAAAGCAGATTGATATGGAAAATTTGATTGAAAACCTTGGTGATGTTTTGGCTGAACGCGGAATTGATTTTGATACTCATATCGAAAAGAGGGCGCGGGAAGTTAAAAAAATCCAAGAAGTCGAGAAAAAGCACGGTGTGAAGTTAACAAAAACAGTCGAAAAACCAGCAGAAGTTACACCGAACAAGGATGAAGTTGAGGTTGAAGATGAAAATGGAAAAAGGTCCTTTTTATCGGTCGTTTGA
- a CDS encoding HNH endonuclease — translation MALSGYGRKRLYKHTFVAEAVLGRRLKGGEVVHHINGNKGDNRNCNLIICEKSYHHWLHHRMAKLYQQEHFSYF, via the coding sequence ATGGCCCTTTCAGGTTATGGCCGAAAACGATTATATAAACATACTTTTGTAGCGGAAGCAGTTCTTGGCCGGAGATTAAAGGGTGGTGAAGTTGTTCATCATATTAACGGCAACAAAGGCGACAATAGAAATTGCAATCTTATTATTTGCGAAAAATCATATCACCATTGGTTGCATCACAGGATGGCAAAGCTATATCAACAGGAACATTTTTCCTATTTTTAA
- a CDS encoding PD-(D/E)XK nuclease-like domain-containing protein, which produces MAEPGIYTDISEEDYHKDPSDIPSLSSSIAKIIWEKSPKHAWLAHPKLNPDYEPKNKTQFDIGNAAHAHLLEGDGLKIVVIDASDYRKKETQEKRDALYALGKVPVLSKDWINVKEMADVAKGFIAETELAGIFDNGKPEQTLIADYEGAMLRSRLDWLANDRLIILDYKSTGGSSKPEQWIRRQLFNMNYDIQVYHYPLMNELTGGPPNAKFIFLVQENTKPYACSLVGAGPSVIDSGKKKFRYALHKWKWCLEFNKWPAYDTRIAWADVPPWQMAEVEERGTDE; this is translated from the coding sequence ATGGCCGAACCGGGGATATATACGGATATTTCAGAGGAAGATTATCACAAAGACCCTTCTGACATTCCTTCGTTATCGTCAAGTATCGCAAAGATAATTTGGGAGAAATCGCCTAAACACGCATGGTTGGCGCATCCGAAGTTAAACCCTGATTATGAACCGAAAAATAAGACCCAGTTTGATATTGGAAATGCTGCCCATGCGCACCTATTAGAAGGTGACGGTTTGAAAATTGTTGTCATAGATGCATCTGATTATCGCAAAAAGGAAACGCAAGAAAAGCGCGATGCTCTTTATGCGCTCGGTAAAGTTCCGGTGTTGTCTAAGGATTGGATAAACGTCAAAGAAATGGCTGATGTTGCCAAAGGGTTTATTGCTGAAACAGAACTTGCAGGCATATTCGACAATGGGAAGCCGGAACAAACCCTGATAGCTGATTATGAAGGCGCAATGTTACGCAGTCGTCTCGATTGGCTTGCAAATGACCGCCTGATTATTCTTGATTACAAATCCACCGGCGGGAGTTCCAAACCCGAACAATGGATAAGACGACAACTTTTCAATATGAATTATGACATTCAGGTCTATCACTATCCGCTTATGAATGAGCTGACCGGAGGTCCACCAAACGCAAAATTCATATTTCTGGTACAGGAAAACACGAAGCCTTACGCCTGTTCGCTTGTGGGTGCGGGGCCGTCCGTGATCGACTCCGGCAAAAAGAAGTTCCGGTATGCCCTGCACAAGTGGAAATGGTGCCTGGAATTTAACAAGTGGCCTGCCTACGACACAAGGATTGCGTGGGCTGATGTACCGCCATGGCAAATGGCCGAAGTTGAGGAAAGGGGGACTGATGAGTAA